In Elephas maximus indicus isolate mEleMax1 chromosome 4, mEleMax1 primary haplotype, whole genome shotgun sequence, a genomic segment contains:
- the LOC126076480 gene encoding protein HP-25 homolog 1-like produces the protein MNTEKTSIPGKRGRVVSMGIAADAMSTGDPPPCEPWGPPGPPEPIGPQELRGQGGPLGTPGPEGKPGLPGDIEKCPSLPQSAFSVKLSGPFPEPSNPIVFQEALYNHQGHFDLATGVFTCVKPGIYNFGFDVALFENAVKVGLIRNGIQVRDKQAEAKDSYEQVSGSSILQLQKGDKVWLESKLDKTESEKGTTQTVFYGFLLSGNSGWV, from the exons ATGAACACTGAAAAAACTTCAATTcctgggaaaagaggaagagttgTCTCCATGGGCATTGCAG CTGATGCCATGTCTACAGGAGACCCTCCACCTTGTGAACCTTGGGGACCCCCAGGACCTCCAGAGCCCATAGGTCCTCAAGAGCTACGTGGTCAAGGAG GACCCCTAGGTACACCAGGACCAGAAGGAAAACCTGGGTTACCTGGAGATATTGAGAAGTGTCCATCTCTACCACAATCTGCCTTTTCTGTAAAGCTGAGTGGGCCCTTTCCCGAGCCCTCCAACCCCATTGTCTTCCAGGAGGCTCTGTACAACCATCAGGGCCACTTTGACCTGGCCACTGGAGTATTCACCTGCGTCAAACCTGGTATATACAACTTTGGCTTTGACGTTGCACTGTTTGAGAATGCTGTCAAGGTGGGGCTCATAAGGAATGGCATCCAGGTGAGGGACAAACAAGCAGAGGCCAAGGACAGTTATGAGCAAGTCTCAGGAAGTTCCATCTTGCAGCTGCAGAAAGGGGATAAGGTCTGGCTGGAATCTAAGCTGGACAAAACAGAATCTGAGAAAGGAACCACTCAAACTGTGTTCTATGGATTTTTGCTCAGTGGAAATTCAGGCTGGGTATGA